Genomic DNA from Longimicrobiales bacterium:
GGGCGAACCCTGGTGGAGAACTCAGCCGAAACGAGAGTTAATGAAGGGACTCACGCTCGCGCAACTGTGCCGCGGCCTGCCGGAGGCCGTCCTGCCGGCCGCGGCGGCCGAAACCCCGATCGGCCACGTCCGGGACGACTCCCGCCTGGTGGAGCGTGGTGATCTGTTCGTGGCGGTGCGTGGCGCGGCGGCGGATGGAACAGGGCACATCACCGAGGCCGTGGCGCGCGGCGCGGCGGCGGTCGTTCTCGAGGAGGGTGCCGCCAATGCCGCGGGGCCGCGTGAGGCTGCCGGCGCAGTCCCGGTCGTACGCGTGCCGGACGCGCGTATCGCGCTGGCGGCGCTCGCGGCCGCATCGTTCGGCTTCCCTGCCCGGCGACTCCAGGTCGTCGGCATCACCGGTACCGTGGGCAAGACATCCGTGCTCGCGATGCTGTCGCGCATCCTCTCGGAGGCGGGGATCAGTGCGGGATCGATCGGCTCACTCGGAATCGTATATGACGGCGCGTCGGCTGCGACGCGCAACACGACCCCGGGCGCGCTCGAGGTGCAGGCGGCGCTGCGCGGGATGGCGGACGCCGGTGTCCGCATCGCGGCGATGGAGGTAACGAGTCACGCGCTAGTGCAGGAGCGCGTCGCCGGCGTGTCGTGCGACCTGGGCATCTTCACGAACCTGACAATGCTCGAGCACCTGGAGTACCACGGCTCGTTCCGTGAATACGCTGCCGCCAAGCTTCGCTTCCTGGAGCTGCTGAAGCCGCAGGCGCCGCTGTGCTACGCGGCCGGTGACCGCGCCGTGCGCCAGGCCGCGCGCCGTCACAGCGGGCCGCGGGTCTCGTGCGGGGGCGGCGGCGCGTGGGTGGGCGTCCGGCGCGACTCGCTGGGCCTCGAGGGGACGCGCATCACACTGAATGTGCGACGGCCGCTGCCGCGCCTCGATGGCTCGACGCTGCCGTCATGCACCGTGCCGCTCAGCCTCCAGACGCTCGGCCGTCCGAACACCATGAATGCCACACTGGCCGCGACCGCGGGTCTGATCGCCGGCGCACCTCCCGAGGTCGTGCAGCGCGCGCTGTCGCGCATTCCGCCACCCAGGCGCAGACTGGAGGTGATACGCCGCCACGGCCCGATCGTGATCGATGATACCGTGGGTCATCCCGACAGCATCACTGGCGTTTTCGAGATGGCGGAGCGGATCCCGCACCGTCAGCTGCGGGTCGTGTTCTGCATTCGCGGCCGGCGTGGCCCGGAAATCAACAGGCGCGATGCCGAAGCGCTCGCCATCTGGGCACGTCGCGTCCCGATCGACCTTTTCGTCATCACATCGGCAGCGGACACGGCGGACGAACGGAACGACGTCTCGGCGGAGGAGCGGCGCGCATTTCTGGACGTCCTGAAAGGCGCGTCAGTACCGCACACGCATCATGCGCGTCTGGACGACGCCGTTGCGGCCATGGCGGAGGGCGCGGGCGAGGACGACCTGGTTCTGCTGCTGGGAGCGCAGGGCATGGACGCGGGGGCATCCATCATTCAGCGCATGCTCAGCCGCTGAGCGTATACACCCGCACGTACTGCACGTCGTATTCGTCCGTGATGACGCCCGCCACCGTATCGCCATCGACGTACATCGGGCGGAAGCGCGGTGGCAGATCGACGGCGCCGCGCCGCGTACCATCCTCTGCGAAGATCGTCCAGCGCTCCGGCCGCCCGTCGGGGCCGGGCATGACGTAGTCCTTCACCCACACGCCGCCGGCCTGGTCGGCGATCAGATCCGCATACAGCGGTACCGATGGCGCGCGCTCCGACTCCTCGATGCTCTTTCTCGCCGAAGCCTCATCGAATTCCTCGCCGCGCTCCGCCGCA
This window encodes:
- a CDS encoding Mur ligase family protein, which codes for MKGLTLAQLCRGLPEAVLPAAAAETPIGHVRDDSRLVERGDLFVAVRGAAADGTGHITEAVARGAAAVVLEEGAANAAGPREAAGAVPVVRVPDARIALAALAAASFGFPARRLQVVGITGTVGKTSVLAMLSRILSEAGISAGSIGSLGIVYDGASAATRNTTPGALEVQAALRGMADAGVRIAAMEVTSHALVQERVAGVSCDLGIFTNLTMLEHLEYHGSFREYAAAKLRFLELLKPQAPLCYAAGDRAVRQAARRHSGPRVSCGGGGAWVGVRRDSLGLEGTRITLNVRRPLPRLDGSTLPSCTVPLSLQTLGRPNTMNATLAATAGLIAGAPPEVVQRALSRIPPPRRRLEVIRRHGPIVIDDTVGHPDSITGVFEMAERIPHRQLRVVFCIRGRRGPEINRRDAEALAIWARRVPIDLFVITSAADTADERNDVSAEERRAFLDVLKGASVPHTHHARLDDAVAAMAEGAGEDDLVLLLGAQGMDAGASIIQRMLSR